In Nisaea acidiphila, the DNA window GCTCCGGCTATGTTTCCGATCAACCCGATTGTAGCAATATCCGTTCCAACTTTCGCCAGCGGCGCTGTGATGGAGAAAAAGGCGTCGCCTGCGCCCATCGTGTCGACGACCCGACGGGTGAATGCCGGAATCTGCGAAACCGGTTTCCCGGCATCGTAGGCAACGCAGCCGTGACGGCCGTGGGTGAGGATCATGCGATTGCAGTCGATCCGCCTCGGAAGCACATCCTGAGCAATTATCGCGAGGTCGCTGAAGCGATCTCCGACGGCAAGCCTGGCTTCGGGAGCATCGATGCAGATGTAGTCCGCACGCGGATATTTCGTAATGAGATTGTAGCCCCGGTTGGCGCTGTTCGTCTGAGCATTGACGGCCAGAAACGGGGAGACCTTGCAGATCAGGTCGACCGTGTTGCCGCTGATCAGTCCATGCCCGAAGTCCGCCGCCATGACGAGATCGTATTGTGGAGCCAGTTCCGAGATCTTCCGATGCAGATCGTCCCTGCTCTCCGGAGGCAGCGGCGAATCTTCTATGAACTGCACTTCGAACAGTTTTCGGACATAGGAATTGTCAACGAAACGCACTTTCCGGGTCGTGGGCGCGTTGGGGCGATAGACCGGAATGATGTTTATGTTCTCGTGCGACTGCGTCTTGATAAAGTTTTCGCGTGAGTCGTTCTGGCCGAGGCAGGTGATGATATCGACCTGCTTGCAAAAGCTCGCGACGTGGTTCGCTGCGGCGATTACGCCGCCGGCAAAGAGTTCCATGTCCTCATGTCGTGTCGACATGATGTTCTCTTTGGACGGCTGCCCGGACGGCGAAACATACTGATACTCATCGAGGATCGTGTCGCCGATCACAAGGATCCGCATGTCCTTGATGCTTTCGACCAGGGTCAGAAGTTGCTCAAGTCCGACGGTTTGCCGGATCCGGTCGAGATAGTCCTTAACTTCGGGTTCGAAAACGTCGACATGCCGGTTTATCAGCTCGCTGGAACTGAAAGTGATGTCGTCCGTAAAAACGATACGGCCACCATGCCGCTCGACGGCATTGCGCTCATCCACGATCTTGCCGGTGACATCCTGATCGGCGTCGACGTAATCCGAGCCTTTAATATATGCATCGGGCTTGATCGCATCGATCACCTCTTCGGCCGAAACGGCGTGATTGATTCCGACCCAGTCGACATATTCGAGCGCAGCCAGCATTTCGGCGCGCAGCTGATCGGTGAATACCGGCCGTCCGGGACCCTTGTGCACGTGTTCGTCGGCAGTGACTGTCACGAAGAGCACGTCGCCTTCGCGGCGGGCATGTTCCAGATGCCGGACATGTCCCATATGGAGAAGATCGAACGTCCCGTGCGCGTGCGCGATCTTCTTGCCTTCATGATGAAGACGACCGGCGATATCCGAAAGTTCGGATATGCCTTTTATCTTTTCTCGCGCACTTGGTTTCATAAATTATTCCCGGAAGACACGCTCGTAGAATGAGCCGATCATTTGGGTATCAAATGATCCGGATGAATACCAGAGGTATGGGAGTGTTTGTCCGCGGGGCAAGCGCTGCTCGCCCTTTCAGGCGTTTCATGACTCATTCTGCCTAGGCGGTCGCGCGTTCACGTTCCAAGTAGGCCCGGATGATTCGCGCTGCGAGTACGCCATTGGTGGGTCCGCCGTGAGTTGCGTCGAGGAAATCCTCGGGATCGCCGCCGAACGGAGTGACGTCCCGCAAATCTATAACTGTGGCAGTGCCGGCGAAGAGCTCGTTTATAATTCCCGAAAGTCTGTTGATCTCAAGGATGACGTCTCTGTTGGAAC includes these proteins:
- a CDS encoding PfkB family carbohydrate kinase — its product is MKPSAREKIKGISELSDIAGRLHHEGKKIAHAHGTFDLLHMGHVRHLEHARREGDVLFVTVTADEHVHKGPGRPVFTDQLRAEMLAALEYVDWVGINHAVSAEEVIDAIKPDAYIKGSDYVDADQDVTGKIVDERNAVERHGGRIVFTDDITFSSSELINRHVDVFEPEVKDYLDRIRQTVGLEQLLTLVESIKDMRILVIGDTILDEYQYVSPSGQPSKENIMSTRHEDMELFAGGVIAAANHVASFCKQVDIITCLGQNDSRENFIKTQSHENINIIPVYRPNAPTTRKVRFVDNSYVRKLFEVQFIEDSPLPPESRDDLHRKISELAPQYDLVMAADFGHGLISGNTVDLICKVSPFLAVNAQTNSANRGYNLITKYPRADYICIDAPEARLAVGDRFSDLAIIAQDVLPRRIDCNRMILTHGRHGCVAYDAGKPVSQIPAFTRRVVDTMGAGDAFFSITAPLAKVGTDIATIGLIGNIAGAIKVGIVGHRNSVDKVSVVKALTALLK